From a region of the Microterricola gilva genome:
- the panB gene encoding 3-methyl-2-oxobutanoate hydroxymethyltransferase: MSDHAAEVVNPYGGSNTTGPKRVRTRHFQNAKDQGIKITGLTSYDQLTARIFDEAGIDFLLVGDSAGNNVLGYDTTLPVTVDELIPMTRAVARAARRAFVVADLPFGSYEVGPEDALHTAIRFMKETGAHAVKLEGGERSAQQIRRIVQAGIPVMAHIGFTPQSEHGLGGHMIQGRGAGAEQLMRDALAVQDAGAFAVVLEMVPATSAAAVTAKLSIPTIGVGAGPDVDGQLLVWTDFAGMSDGRVPKFVRQYANVRQVLLDAVTEFRGDVDAGAYPAPEHSYE; this comes from the coding sequence ATGTCTGATCACGCAGCTGAAGTTGTCAATCCCTACGGTGGATCCAACACCACCGGGCCGAAGCGGGTGCGCACCCGCCACTTCCAGAACGCCAAGGATCAGGGCATCAAGATCACCGGTCTGACCAGCTACGACCAGCTCACGGCCCGCATCTTCGACGAGGCGGGCATCGACTTCCTGCTCGTCGGCGACTCGGCCGGCAACAACGTACTCGGCTACGACACCACCCTGCCCGTCACCGTCGACGAGCTGATCCCCATGACTCGCGCCGTTGCCCGCGCCGCCCGCCGTGCGTTCGTGGTGGCCGACCTCCCCTTCGGTTCCTACGAGGTGGGCCCGGAGGACGCGCTGCACACCGCGATCCGCTTCATGAAGGAGACGGGTGCCCACGCCGTCAAGCTCGAGGGCGGAGAGCGCAGTGCGCAGCAGATCCGACGCATCGTGCAGGCCGGCATCCCGGTCATGGCCCACATCGGCTTCACCCCGCAGAGCGAGCACGGCCTGGGCGGTCACATGATCCAGGGCCGCGGCGCAGGGGCGGAGCAGCTCATGCGTGACGCCCTGGCCGTGCAGGATGCCGGCGCGTTCGCCGTCGTGCTCGAGATGGTGCCAGCGACATCCGCCGCAGCGGTGACGGCCAAGCTCAGCATCCCGACGATCGGTGTCGGCGCCGGCCCGGATGTCGACGGCCAGCTGCTCGTGTGGACCGACTTCGCCGGCATGAGCGACGGCCGCGTGCCGAAGTTCGTGCGACAGTACGCCAACGTGCGTCAGGTGCTGCTGGACGCCGTCACGGAGTTCCGCGGCGACGTCGACGCCGGCGCCTACCCGGCGCCGGAGCACAGCTACGAGTAG
- a CDS encoding SPOR domain-containing protein — MTERGDKQFWYNLKTGAVEFGYASPSVDRVGPFPTHEAAEHALEKLRANSEKWAAEEAAEDN, encoded by the coding sequence ATGACCGAGCGTGGAGACAAACAGTTCTGGTACAACCTGAAGACCGGCGCCGTGGAGTTCGGCTACGCGTCCCCCTCCGTTGATCGTGTGGGCCCATTCCCCACGCACGAGGCTGCGGAGCACGCGCTCGAGAAACTGCGCGCGAACTCCGAGAAGTGGGCCGCGGAAGAGGCCGCAGAAGACAACTAG
- the map gene encoding type I methionyl aminopeptidase, with amino-acid sequence MPKDSNGHLIAGRLSPQRPVPTRIARPEYVGKAAPAEYTGSNIYTPEQIELIRESGRIAADAIAAASAIIAPGVTTEQLDALIHEYLLAHDAYPSTLGYRGYPKSSCTSVNEVVCHGIPDDTVLENGDIVNIDVTAFRNGMHGDLNHTFIVGEASEDVALLVERTREALARGIKAVAPGREVNVIGRTIESYAKRFGYGVVRDFTGHGVGSAFHSGLIIPHYDSAPEYNDVMEVGMVFTIEPMLTLGTHEWDLWADDWTVTTKDKSMTAQFEHTLVVTERGADILTLPSTP; translated from the coding sequence ATGCCCAAGGATTCCAACGGTCACCTGATTGCCGGGCGACTCTCGCCCCAACGCCCCGTGCCCACCCGCATCGCCCGCCCCGAATACGTCGGCAAGGCGGCCCCAGCCGAGTACACCGGCAGCAACATCTACACGCCGGAGCAGATCGAACTGATCCGGGAATCCGGCCGGATCGCCGCGGACGCGATCGCCGCGGCATCCGCGATCATCGCCCCCGGAGTCACGACGGAGCAGCTGGACGCGCTCATCCACGAGTACCTGCTCGCCCACGATGCCTACCCGTCGACGCTCGGCTACCGCGGCTACCCGAAGTCCAGCTGCACCTCGGTCAACGAGGTCGTCTGCCACGGGATCCCCGACGACACCGTGCTCGAGAACGGCGACATCGTCAACATCGACGTCACCGCGTTCCGGAACGGGATGCACGGCGACCTCAACCACACCTTCATCGTCGGCGAGGCGAGTGAGGATGTCGCGCTGCTCGTCGAGCGCACCCGCGAGGCACTGGCCCGTGGCATCAAGGCCGTCGCGCCCGGCCGCGAGGTCAACGTGATCGGGCGCACCATCGAGTCCTACGCGAAGCGCTTCGGCTACGGCGTTGTGCGCGACTTCACCGGACACGGCGTCGGATCCGCGTTCCACAGCGGGCTCATCATCCCGCACTACGACTCCGCCCCTGAGTACAACGACGTGATGGAGGTCGGCATGGTGTTCACCATCGAACCCATGCTCACCCTCGGCACGCACGAGTGGGATCTCTGGGCCGACGACTGGACCGTCACGACGAAGGACAAGAGCATGACCGCTCAGTTCGAGCACACCCTCGTGGTGACCGAACGCGGTGCGGACATCCTCACCCTGCCGAGCACCCCGTAG
- the ppgK gene encoding polyphosphate--glucose phosphotransferase yields MTARTAIGIDIGGTGIKGAVVDLGTGALLSDRRKVPTPAGGRPADILDATVRMLEGLREEFGALPVGVCFPAVVKGGHTLSAANISEEWIGLPAESLFEERLQVPIHFVNDADAAGHAEVRFGAAKDREGVVLLTTLGTGIGTALLYNGVLVPNTELGHLELDGHDAESRAAYSAKERDDLSWADWAERLQRYYSHLELLFSPDLFIVGGGVSKNHADFLPLLDLKTPIIPAVHRNNAGILGAADLAAAGLSAGRHTAQSL; encoded by the coding sequence ATGACTGCGCGCACGGCTATCGGCATCGACATCGGCGGAACGGGAATCAAGGGGGCCGTTGTCGACCTCGGAACGGGAGCGCTGCTCTCGGATCGCCGCAAGGTTCCCACCCCCGCCGGTGGCCGTCCGGCCGACATCCTCGATGCGACCGTGCGCATGCTTGAGGGGCTCCGCGAGGAGTTCGGTGCCCTGCCAGTCGGCGTCTGCTTCCCCGCCGTCGTCAAGGGCGGCCACACGCTCTCCGCCGCGAACATCTCCGAGGAGTGGATCGGCCTCCCCGCCGAGTCGCTCTTCGAGGAACGGCTCCAGGTGCCCATCCACTTCGTCAACGACGCGGATGCCGCCGGCCACGCCGAGGTGCGCTTCGGAGCCGCCAAGGACCGCGAGGGCGTCGTGCTGCTCACGACCCTCGGCACCGGAATCGGCACGGCGCTGCTGTACAACGGCGTGCTGGTTCCGAACACGGAGCTCGGCCACCTCGAGCTGGACGGCCACGACGCCGAGAGCCGGGCGGCGTACTCCGCGAAGGAACGCGACGACCTCAGCTGGGCGGACTGGGCCGAGCGCCTGCAGCGCTACTACAGCCACCTCGAGCTGCTCTTCTCCCCCGACCTCTTCATCGTCGGTGGCGGCGTCTCCAAGAACCACGCCGACTTCCTGCCGCTGCTCGATCTGAAGACGCCGATCATCCCCGCCGTCCACCGCAACAATGCCGGCATCCTCGGTGCGGCCGATCTGGCCGCCGCGGGCCTGAGCGCCGGCCGACACACGGCGCAGAGCCTGTGA
- a CDS encoding serine hydrolase domain-containing protein translates to MTGSSHADTDAVFTGHLARGAAPAAAWGVFDAHGLQHLNSAGAAPDAAFRIASCTKSFTAAAVLALRDDGLLGLDDPVTRFLPALNLERLPSPRSAVPTLRMLLTMSAGLPTDDPWGDRQESLTADEFDALLSAGPRFESEPGTRFAYSNLGYAMLGRAIEVAAGQPYRRVVEQRLLEPLGLAATGFDETVGAAGGAVTGHRRHAGGWEPLPLSGPGAFSPIGGLFSTVADLAIWARWLARAFGGPGDSDAEDDAVLSAASRREMQQLHRIDQDVTGHPTGYGFGVFVEQYSPTSRVISHSGGYPGFSAHMRWSLEHGFGLVAFENATYSRVSEVTTEAFDALLATRVAKPTHAVWPETRAAQHSITDILTADDPLAEPLTTTLFSENVELDQPLARRRSALRLALADIGGLDGAEPEAETSEGPAHLVWFLAGHSGRLRVEIRMTPEAAPRVQTLLITADRAGR, encoded by the coding sequence GTGACGGGCAGCAGTCACGCCGACACGGATGCCGTCTTCACGGGGCACCTCGCCCGCGGCGCGGCGCCGGCCGCGGCATGGGGCGTGTTCGACGCCCACGGCCTGCAGCATCTGAACAGCGCCGGTGCCGCGCCGGATGCCGCCTTCCGCATCGCCTCGTGCACGAAGAGCTTCACCGCCGCCGCCGTGTTGGCCCTCCGCGACGATGGCCTGCTCGGCCTGGATGACCCCGTCACCCGATTCCTGCCAGCGCTGAACCTCGAGCGGCTCCCGTCGCCCCGCTCGGCGGTGCCGACGCTGCGCATGCTGCTCACCATGTCGGCGGGTCTGCCGACAGATGACCCGTGGGGCGACCGCCAGGAGAGCCTCACGGCCGACGAGTTCGACGCGCTCCTGTCCGCTGGGCCGCGTTTCGAGTCGGAGCCGGGCACCCGCTTCGCCTACTCGAACCTCGGCTACGCCATGCTCGGGCGGGCGATCGAAGTCGCGGCCGGGCAGCCATACCGCCGCGTGGTCGAGCAACGCCTGCTCGAACCCCTCGGCCTGGCCGCCACCGGCTTCGACGAGACCGTGGGGGCCGCCGGCGGCGCCGTCACCGGGCACCGCAGGCACGCCGGCGGCTGGGAGCCGCTCCCCCTCAGCGGTCCAGGCGCCTTCTCGCCGATCGGCGGGCTGTTCAGCACGGTCGCCGACCTCGCGATCTGGGCGCGCTGGCTGGCACGCGCCTTCGGCGGCCCGGGAGACTCGGATGCCGAAGACGACGCCGTGCTCAGCGCCGCGTCCAGGCGGGAGATGCAGCAGCTGCACCGCATCGACCAGGACGTGACGGGGCATCCCACCGGGTACGGCTTCGGGGTCTTCGTCGAGCAGTACTCGCCGACGAGCCGTGTCATCTCGCACTCGGGCGGCTACCCCGGTTTCTCGGCGCACATGCGCTGGTCGCTGGAACACGGATTCGGCCTGGTCGCGTTCGAGAACGCCACATACTCACGCGTGTCCGAGGTCACGACGGAGGCATTCGACGCGCTGCTCGCGACGCGTGTGGCGAAGCCGACACACGCCGTGTGGCCGGAGACCCGCGCCGCCCAGCACAGCATCACCGACATCCTCACCGCCGACGATCCGCTCGCCGAGCCGCTGACCACGACCCTCTTCTCCGAGAACGTCGAATTGGACCAGCCGCTTGCCCGCCGCCGCTCAGCCCTCCGGCTGGCGCTGGCAGACATCGGTGGCCTGGACGGGGCCGAGCCCGAAGCGGAGACGTCGGAGGGCCCGGCACACCTCGTCTGGTTCCTCGCCGGCCACAGCGGCCGTCTGCGCGTCGAGATTCGGATGACGCCAGAGGCAGCGCCCCGCGTGCAGACACTCCTCATCACCGCTGACCGCGCCGGCCGGTAG
- the kdpF gene encoding K(+)-transporting ATPase subunit F has translation MSGFDLRTALDLLSAALAVAAVAYLVYALLKPERF, from the coding sequence GTGAGCGGATTCGATCTGCGCACCGCTCTCGACCTGCTGAGCGCCGCACTGGCCGTGGCCGCCGTCGCCTACCTGGTGTACGCCCTGCTGAAGCCGGAGCGCTTCTAG
- the kdpA gene encoding potassium-transporting ATPase subunit KdpA, translating into MFFILQLATVALVLAVLYRPLGDYMAGVYTSHRHLRVERGIYRVIGVDQDSEQTWPIYFRSVLAFSAVGILIVYGLQRLQAFLPWSLGLPAVSEQLSFNTAISFVANTNWQSYSPEATMGYSVQLLGLAVQNFVSAAVGIAVAIALVRGLARRVSPTIGNFWVDLVRGSLRILLPIAAVSAVVLIIGGVIQNVNGFQEVTTLSGGTQSIPGGPVASQEAIKLLGTNGGGFFNANSSHPFENPTAWVNVVQVLLMLVIPFALPRTFGRIVGDNRQGYAILAAMATFFVLSLSVMTYFELSANGSAPGLAGGAMEGKEQRFGELGSTLFGTTSTLTSTGAVNSMHDSFTALGGGMAMLNMMLGELAPGGVGSGLYGMLVIAILAVFIAGLMVGRTPEYLGKKLGAREIKLASLYILTTPTLVLVGTALSFGIPVVRDSVIGTSIWNPGLHGFSEVLYAFTSAANNNGSAFAGLTANTPWFNTALGVAMLLGRLLPILFVLALAGSLAAQEKVPVTAGTLPTHKPLFVGLLCGTVLIVSALTYFPVLALGPLAEGLL; encoded by the coding sequence ATGTTCTTCATCCTCCAGCTGGCCACCGTCGCCCTCGTGCTCGCGGTGCTCTATCGCCCGCTCGGCGACTACATGGCCGGCGTCTACACGAGCCACAGACACCTCCGGGTCGAACGCGGCATCTACCGGGTGATCGGTGTCGACCAGGACTCCGAGCAGACCTGGCCGATCTACTTCCGCAGCGTTCTCGCGTTCTCGGCCGTCGGCATCCTGATCGTCTACGGCCTCCAGCGCCTGCAGGCATTCCTCCCCTGGTCGCTCGGTCTGCCGGCCGTCAGCGAGCAGCTCTCGTTCAACACCGCGATCTCCTTCGTGGCCAACACGAACTGGCAGTCGTACTCCCCCGAGGCGACGATGGGCTACAGCGTGCAGCTGCTCGGCCTCGCCGTGCAGAACTTCGTGTCCGCCGCCGTCGGCATCGCTGTGGCCATCGCCCTGGTGCGCGGCCTCGCACGCCGCGTGAGCCCGACCATCGGCAACTTCTGGGTCGACCTCGTGCGCGGCTCGCTCCGCATCCTGCTGCCGATCGCCGCGGTCTCGGCCGTCGTGCTGATCATCGGTGGCGTCATCCAGAACGTGAACGGCTTCCAGGAGGTGACGACCCTCAGCGGCGGAACGCAATCCATCCCGGGCGGCCCGGTCGCCTCGCAGGAGGCGATCAAGCTGCTCGGCACCAACGGCGGCGGCTTCTTCAACGCGAACTCCTCACACCCCTTCGAGAACCCGACGGCGTGGGTGAACGTCGTGCAGGTGCTGCTGATGCTCGTCATCCCCTTCGCGCTGCCCCGCACCTTCGGGCGGATCGTCGGCGACAACCGTCAGGGCTACGCGATCCTCGCGGCCATGGCCACGTTCTTCGTGCTCTCGCTCTCGGTGATGACCTACTTCGAGCTCAGCGCCAACGGGTCAGCTCCCGGCCTGGCCGGCGGGGCGATGGAAGGCAAGGAGCAGCGTTTCGGCGAGCTCGGATCGACCCTGTTCGGAACGACGAGCACGCTCACCTCCACCGGCGCCGTCAACTCGATGCACGACAGCTTCACGGCGCTCGGCGGCGGGATGGCAATGCTCAACATGATGCTCGGTGAGCTCGCACCCGGCGGAGTCGGTTCCGGTCTCTACGGCATGCTCGTCATCGCGATCCTCGCCGTGTTCATCGCCGGCCTCATGGTCGGTCGCACCCCCGAGTACCTCGGCAAGAAGCTCGGCGCCCGCGAGATCAAGCTCGCCAGCCTCTACATCCTCACGACGCCGACCCTCGTGCTCGTCGGCACGGCGCTCAGTTTCGGCATCCCCGTCGTGCGCGACAGCGTGATCGGAACGTCGATCTGGAATCCGGGGCTGCACGGCTTCTCCGAGGTGCTGTACGCCTTCACCTCCGCGGCCAACAACAACGGCTCGGCGTTTGCCGGCCTCACCGCCAACACGCCATGGTTCAACACCGCGCTCGGTGTGGCGATGCTGCTCGGCCGGTTGTTGCCGATCCTGTTCGTCCTCGCGCTCGCCGGCTCACTCGCGGCGCAGGAGAAGGTCCCCGTCACGGCCGGCACCCTGCCGACCCACAAGCCGCTCTTCGTCGGCCTGCTCTGCGGAACCGTGCTCATCGTCTCCGCCCTCACCTACTTTCCCGTACTCGCGCTGGGCCCCCTGGCGGAAGGACTCTTGTAA
- the kdpB gene encoding potassium-transporting ATPase subunit KdpB: protein MSTTLETPTHQHHPHAPKTPQGAFGPKQLVAALPGALRKMHPKQMWRNPVMFIVEVGAALTTLLAIAEPFLGSPEQSGGSAMAPSFTAGIAVWLWLTVIFANLAESVAEGRGKAQAESLRATRTSTIAHRVSDYSGADAGAERSETVPVASADLLLGDIVVVAAGELIPGDGDIVWGIASVDESAITGESAPVVRESGGDRSAVTGGTRVLSDRIVVRITSKPGETFVDRMIRLVEGASRQKTPNEIALNILLSTLSIIFLVVVVTIGPMAGYSDAAPSVPVLVALLVCLIPTTIGALLSAIGIAGMDRLVQHNVLALSGRAVEAAGDVTTLLLDKTGTITYGNRQAAEFIPVGGATRAALVAAAHAASLADPTPEGKSIVALAETLDPTLLREEPRRHEVVPFTAQTRMSGVDYADGAQLRKGAGSMVATWAAENGAATTKANNELNAEVRRVSELGGTPLVVAERSAAGVTRVLGVIYLKDVVKLGLVERFAELRRMGIRTIMITGDNPLTARAIAAEAGVDDFLAEATPEDKMELIKREQAGGNLVAMTGDGTNDAPALAQADVGVAMNTGTSAAKEAGNMVDLDSDPTKLIDIVRIGKQLLITRGSLTTFSIANDVAKYFAIIPAMFAGAFPGLAVLNIMGLSSPASAILSAVIFNAIIIVALIPLALRGVRYRAASASQILRRNLLIYGLGGVIAPFIGIKLIDLVVSLLPGF from the coding sequence ATGTCCACAACTCTCGAAACGCCAACGCACCAACACCACCCACACGCCCCGAAGACGCCGCAGGGTGCCTTCGGCCCGAAGCAGCTCGTCGCCGCGCTGCCCGGCGCGCTGCGCAAGATGCACCCGAAGCAGATGTGGCGCAACCCCGTCATGTTCATCGTCGAGGTCGGAGCTGCGCTGACCACGCTTCTCGCGATCGCGGAACCGTTCCTCGGCAGCCCCGAGCAATCCGGCGGCTCCGCCATGGCTCCGTCCTTCACGGCCGGCATCGCCGTCTGGCTCTGGCTCACCGTGATCTTCGCCAACCTCGCCGAGTCCGTTGCAGAGGGCCGCGGCAAGGCGCAGGCGGAGAGCCTGCGCGCCACGCGCACCAGCACGATCGCGCACAGGGTGAGCGACTATTCCGGGGCGGATGCCGGAGCCGAACGCTCGGAGACCGTGCCTGTGGCATCCGCCGATCTGCTCCTCGGTGACATCGTGGTCGTGGCGGCAGGCGAGTTGATCCCCGGCGACGGCGACATCGTCTGGGGCATCGCCTCCGTCGACGAGTCGGCCATCACCGGCGAATCCGCCCCGGTCGTGCGCGAATCCGGCGGCGACCGCAGCGCGGTCACCGGCGGCACCCGGGTGCTCTCCGACCGCATCGTCGTGCGCATCACCAGCAAGCCGGGCGAGACCTTCGTGGACCGCATGATCCGCCTCGTCGAGGGTGCGAGCAGGCAGAAGACGCCGAACGAGATCGCGCTCAACATCCTGTTGTCGACGCTTTCGATCATCTTCCTCGTCGTCGTGGTGACGATCGGGCCGATGGCCGGCTACTCGGATGCCGCGCCCAGCGTGCCCGTGCTGGTCGCCCTGCTGGTCTGCCTCATCCCCACGACCATCGGTGCCCTGCTCTCGGCGATCGGCATCGCGGGCATGGACCGACTCGTGCAGCACAACGTGCTCGCCCTCTCCGGTCGTGCCGTCGAGGCCGCCGGCGACGTCACGACTCTGCTCCTGGACAAGACAGGGACGATCACCTACGGCAACCGCCAGGCCGCCGAGTTCATCCCCGTCGGCGGCGCCACCCGCGCCGCACTCGTCGCCGCCGCCCACGCCGCATCGCTCGCCGACCCGACGCCAGAGGGCAAGTCGATCGTTGCGCTCGCGGAGACACTCGACCCGACTCTGCTGCGCGAGGAACCGCGCCGACACGAGGTCGTGCCGTTCACGGCGCAGACCCGGATGAGCGGCGTCGACTACGCCGACGGTGCCCAGCTTCGCAAGGGCGCCGGTTCGATGGTCGCCACCTGGGCCGCCGAGAACGGCGCGGCGACCACCAAGGCGAACAACGAACTCAACGCCGAGGTGCGACGCGTCTCCGAACTCGGTGGCACCCCGCTCGTCGTCGCCGAACGCTCGGCGGCCGGGGTGACCCGGGTGCTCGGTGTGATCTACCTGAAGGACGTCGTGAAGCTCGGCCTGGTTGAGCGCTTCGCCGAGCTGCGCCGGATGGGTATCCGCACGATCATGATCACGGGTGACAACCCTCTGACCGCCAGGGCGATCGCCGCGGAGGCCGGAGTTGACGACTTCCTGGCCGAGGCGACACCGGAAGACAAGATGGAGCTGATCAAGCGGGAGCAGGCTGGCGGCAACCTCGTCGCGATGACCGGCGACGGCACGAACGATGCCCCGGCGCTCGCCCAGGCCGACGTCGGCGTCGCGATGAACACGGGCACATCCGCAGCCAAAGAGGCCGGCAACATGGTCGACCTCGATTCAGACCCGACCAAGTTGATCGACATCGTGCGCATCGGCAAGCAGCTGCTGATCACACGCGGCTCGCTGACCACCTTCTCGATCGCCAACGACGTGGCCAAATATTTCGCGATCATCCCGGCGATGTTCGCCGGGGCGTTCCCCGGCCTGGCCGTGCTCAACATCATGGGGCTGAGCTCGCCGGCATCCGCGATCCTCTCCGCCGTGATCTTCAACGCGATCATCATCGTCGCGCTGATCCCGCTGGCCCTCCGCGGCGTGCGCTACCGCGCGGCGTCTGCATCCCAGATCCTGCGCCGCAATCTGCTGATCTACGGCCTCGGCGGAGTGATCGCCCCGTTCATCGGCATCAAGCTCATCGACCTCGTCGTGAGCCTGCTGCCCGGCTTCTGA
- the kdpC gene encoding potassium-transporting ATPase subunit KdpC: MPAPRGTLRQYGVALRAMLVLTLILGVLYPLTITLVGQLALPVQANGSMVTSNGAVVGSSLIGQSFADADGAPLPQWFQPRPSASGYDAAASGGTNWGPENPDLIAAIGDRQAAIADLDGAARAEIPADAVTASSSGLDPHISPEYARLQIDRVADARGLDRAAVAGLLESMIQGRDLGYLGEPTVNVLALNVALERLALAEMDAKN; this comes from the coding sequence ATGCCTGCACCACGCGGCACACTGCGCCAGTACGGCGTCGCACTCCGAGCCATGCTCGTGCTCACGCTGATCCTCGGCGTGCTCTACCCGCTCACGATCACCTTGGTCGGCCAGCTCGCGCTGCCCGTGCAGGCCAACGGATCCATGGTCACCTCGAACGGCGCGGTCGTCGGATCGAGCCTGATCGGGCAGTCGTTCGCGGATGCCGACGGCGCCCCGCTCCCGCAGTGGTTCCAGCCGCGGCCCTCCGCCTCCGGCTACGACGCTGCGGCGTCCGGCGGCACCAATTGGGGGCCGGAGAACCCGGATCTCATCGCGGCGATCGGTGATCGTCAGGCGGCCATCGCGGATCTGGACGGTGCGGCTCGGGCCGAGATCCCGGCCGACGCCGTCACCGCGTCCTCCTCCGGGCTCGACCCGCACATCAGCCCCGAGTACGCGCGGCTGCAGATCGACCGGGTCGCCGACGCGCGGGGCCTGGACCGCGCGGCCGTCGCCGGGCTGCTCGAGTCTATGATTCAGGGACGGGATCTCGGCTATCTCGGCGAACCGACCGTCAACGTGCTCGCGCTGAATGTTGCACTCGAGCGCCTCGCGTTGGCAGAAATGGATGCGAAGAACTAG